One part of the Vibrio hyugaensis genome encodes these proteins:
- a CDS encoding YitT family protein codes for MDKDHSLRENLLALTLGSALVSLGVIFFSKVGLLTGGTAGLAIFLTKVSDFSFGQIFFALNLPFYILSVMRMGWRFTINTFIAVSIVSFAVDHLHHVIEISRIEPVYAALLGGGLIGMGMLVIFRHKMSLGGFNILALYLQERFGVRAGKVQMALDCTIVVMSLFIVDIHLIALSILGAVATNLILAMNHKPGRYQPTPQSA; via the coding sequence ATGGATAAAGATCATAGCCTTAGAGAGAACCTATTGGCTCTGACGCTCGGTAGTGCGTTAGTGTCACTTGGGGTTATCTTTTTTAGCAAAGTGGGACTGCTGACAGGTGGTACTGCTGGCCTTGCTATCTTCCTCACTAAAGTGAGTGATTTTAGCTTTGGTCAGATCTTCTTTGCACTGAACCTGCCTTTCTACATTTTGTCTGTGATGCGCATGGGTTGGCGTTTTACCATCAACACTTTTATTGCGGTTTCGATCGTGTCCTTTGCGGTAGACCACCTGCACCATGTGATTGAAATTTCTCGTATTGAACCCGTTTACGCCGCCCTCCTCGGTGGTGGCTTGATTGGTATGGGAATGCTGGTAATTTTCCGCCACAAGATGAGCTTAGGCGGTTTCAACATCTTGGCACTTTACCTTCAGGAACGCTTTGGTGTTCGTGCAGGCAAAGTTCAAATGGCGCTCGACTGCACCATCGTGGTGATGTCGCTGTTTATCGTCGATATTCATTTGATCGCCCTGTCTATACTTGGCGCGGTGGCAACCAACTTAATCTTGGCAATGAACCACAAACCAGGGCGTTATCAGCCAACGCCGCAATCGGCATAA
- a CDS encoding methylated-DNA--[protein]-cysteine S-methyltransferase, which produces MKSLYTVMPSPLGAVTIQANDEGLLGVWFETCTTKPDDLGQRDDQHIVLSQAVTQLEEYFAGLRNEFDLPLAATGTDFQTQVWHALTTIPYGETWSYQDLADAIGNPKAVRAVGLANGKNPISIVVPCHRVIGKSGKLTGYAGGVERKQRLLALEKGTPL; this is translated from the coding sequence ATGAAATCACTATATACGGTAATGCCAAGTCCGTTAGGCGCAGTGACCATTCAAGCCAACGATGAAGGCTTATTAGGGGTTTGGTTTGAAACTTGTACCACCAAACCGGACGATTTGGGTCAACGTGATGATCAGCACATCGTACTCAGCCAAGCCGTTACCCAATTAGAAGAGTACTTCGCCGGGCTGCGTAACGAATTTGACTTGCCACTTGCGGCGACAGGTACTGATTTTCAAACTCAAGTTTGGCATGCGCTGACGACCATTCCTTATGGTGAAACATGGAGTTATCAAGATTTGGCGGATGCCATCGGCAATCCGAAGGCGGTACGAGCGGTGGGGCTGGCGAACGGTAAGAATCCAATTTCGATTGTGGTGCCATGCCATCGTGTGATTGGTAAAAGTGGCAAGCTCACTGGTTATGCGGGCGGGGTAGAGCGCAAACAGCGCTTATTGGCCTTGGAGAAGGGTACACCACTTTAA
- a CDS encoding DNA-3-methyladenine glycosylase 2 family protein: MLIHPHTSLTFEQCQKARMARDSRFDGRFYIAVKTTGIFCRPICPANLPKEENVEYFTDKTQALKAGYRPCLRCRPDSAPGSWAWKGVETTFQRAIKMIDRGELHHQSLADLSDRLGISDRYLRMLFEQYLGMSPKQYAQYQQLMFAKQLLHSSSMSVTEVGFAAGFNSTRRFNDAFQKILQLTPSQVRRKEFDGVGTNRIVLPYRGALNWQHMLDFYRLRAIEGMEQVTQNTYQRNVVLDDCHARFKATQGEGYLEIEFDIEEVTKLQNLVSGVRRMFDLDADICTVEQHLEYIAPGLVKTHGIRIPGVWSAWEAGVRAVLGQQVSVKAAIGQLNLLVETLSSDQQARHFPTPEAIANADVSFLRMPQSRKDTLVRFAQYMQQNQESDPQQWLELKGIGPWTVSYAQLRGQSQPDCFLDKDLVVKKAMPSYPSLSAHTASPWGSYATFHLWNQL; encoded by the coding sequence ATGCTTATCCATCCTCACACATCGTTGACCTTCGAGCAGTGTCAGAAAGCGCGTATGGCACGAGACAGCCGTTTCGATGGTCGTTTCTACATTGCAGTCAAAACTACTGGGATTTTCTGTCGGCCAATTTGCCCTGCGAATTTGCCGAAAGAGGAAAATGTTGAGTATTTCACGGACAAGACGCAAGCACTGAAAGCCGGATATCGTCCTTGCCTACGCTGTCGTCCAGACAGTGCGCCAGGATCATGGGCGTGGAAAGGGGTTGAAACCACCTTTCAGCGAGCGATCAAAATGATCGATCGTGGTGAATTACATCATCAATCATTGGCGGATCTCTCTGATCGACTTGGGATCTCGGATCGTTACTTGCGTATGTTGTTCGAGCAATATTTGGGGATGTCACCTAAGCAATATGCGCAGTATCAGCAGTTGATGTTTGCCAAGCAGCTCTTGCATTCGAGTTCGATGTCAGTCACTGAAGTTGGCTTTGCTGCGGGCTTTAACAGCACTCGACGATTCAACGATGCGTTTCAAAAGATCCTCCAACTGACGCCTTCTCAAGTGCGCAGAAAGGAATTTGATGGCGTAGGGACGAATCGAATAGTGCTCCCTTATCGGGGCGCGTTGAACTGGCAACACATGCTCGATTTTTATCGTCTGCGTGCGATTGAGGGGATGGAGCAAGTTACGCAAAACACCTACCAGCGCAATGTTGTGCTGGATGATTGCCATGCACGATTCAAGGCTACTCAAGGGGAGGGCTACCTTGAGATAGAGTTTGATATTGAAGAGGTTACTAAGTTGCAAAACCTTGTGTCTGGCGTGCGTCGAATGTTCGATCTCGATGCGGATATTTGCACCGTCGAGCAGCATCTGGAATACATTGCGCCGGGATTGGTGAAAACCCACGGGATTCGCATTCCGGGTGTCTGGAGTGCGTGGGAAGCCGGTGTCCGTGCCGTGTTGGGTCAACAAGTGTCGGTCAAAGCCGCAATTGGGCAACTTAACTTGTTAGTGGAAACACTCAGCAGCGATCAGCAAGCGCGTCACTTTCCGACACCAGAAGCAATTGCGAACGCCGATGTCAGCTTTTTGCGCATGCCGCAAAGTCGTAAAGACACACTGGTGCGATTTGCTCAGTACATGCAGCAGAACCAAGAATCCGATCCGCAACAATGGCTGGAATTGAAAGGCATTGGTCCGTGGACGGTGAGCTATGCGCAACTGCGTGGTCAATCTCAGCCGGATTGCTTTTTAGACAAAGACTTGGTGGTGAAGAAAGCCATGCCAAGCTATCCGTCATTGAGTGCTCATACTGCGTCGCCTTGGGGCAGTTACGCGACTTTTCATTTATGGAATCAATTATGA
- a CDS encoding DoxX family protein encodes MKALLHKITTSNAGYSALALRIPVGIIFMAHGAQKLFGWFGGYGLEGTGQWMASIGLGTGQWMASIGLGPGMLMAFLAGSTEFFGGLFILLGLLTRPASVVLAFTMVIAIFSVHFENGLFMSNNGYEFGLALLAASVSLAFSGAGRVALDEALHQKLA; translated from the coding sequence ATGAAAGCACTGCTACACAAAATCACGACTTCAAATGCAGGTTATAGCGCACTCGCCCTTCGCATTCCAGTTGGCATCATCTTTATGGCGCATGGTGCGCAAAAACTTTTTGGTTGGTTTGGCGGTTACGGTCTTGAAGGTACGGGTCAATGGATGGCATCGATTGGTTTAGGTACGGGTCAATGGATGGCATCGATTGGTTTAGGCCCTGGCATGCTGATGGCATTTTTAGCAGGCAGCACAGAATTCTTCGGTGGTTTGTTCATCCTACTTGGCCTTTTGACTCGACCTGCTTCAGTTGTACTGGCGTTTACCATGGTTATCGCAATTTTCTCAGTACACTTCGAGAACGGTTTATTTATGTCGAATAACGGCTATGAGTTTGGTTTAGCACTGCTAGCAGCAAGCGTTTCACTGGCTTTCTCTGGCGCTGGTAGAGTTGCTTTGGATGAAGCTCTGCATCAAAAGCTCGCGTAA